The following coding sequences lie in one Niabella agricola genomic window:
- the scpB gene encoding SMC-Scp complex subunit ScpB, producing MDITGLIPHIEALIFASDKPLTPLELTDLLNSAFGFMEDKITLDQVEASIEGVVEKYNSEFYPFEVRESGGGWQFLTKKDYHKTVAQINGDKFMKRLSPAALETLSIIAYKQPVTKGEIEAIRGVSADYAIQKLLEKELVIISGRNEKLPGHPLVYSTSKTFMDYFGINSAEELPKIKEVLAEQEILPTPVDEEGNAIAPDAPVNEDGHPLVIAENGELIEAAGTDTAADAEAATLPETQSEITTEEITEAAESEAPVQENADDAEAGSEDQTEDTKTPDEE from the coding sequence ATGGATATAACCGGATTGATCCCCCATATTGAAGCGCTGATCTTCGCAAGCGACAAGCCGCTTACCCCGCTGGAGCTGACAGACCTGCTGAACAGCGCATTTGGGTTTATGGAAGATAAGATCACACTGGACCAGGTGGAAGCGTCGATTGAAGGCGTTGTAGAAAAGTACAACTCGGAATTTTACCCGTTTGAAGTACGCGAGAGCGGTGGAGGCTGGCAATTCCTTACCAAAAAAGACTATCATAAAACCGTTGCCCAGATCAATGGTGATAAATTTATGAAACGCCTGTCGCCGGCAGCTTTGGAAACCTTATCGATCATTGCTTACAAGCAGCCAGTTACAAAGGGCGAAATCGAAGCTATCCGGGGAGTTAGTGCAGATTATGCCATTCAGAAATTGCTGGAAAAGGAACTGGTGATCATCAGTGGCCGTAACGAAAAGCTGCCCGGTCATCCTTTAGTATATTCTACATCAAAAACGTTCATGGATTATTTTGGGATCAATTCGGCTGAAGAGTTGCCCAAGATAAAGGAAGTGCTGGCAGAGCAGGAGATCTTACCAACCCCGGTTGATGAGGAAGGAAATGCCATTGCACCGGATGCCCCGGTTAATGAAGACGGCCATCCACTGGTGATTGCCGAAAACGGCGAACTGATCGAAGCCGCCGGAACGGATACCGCCGCCGATGCAGAGGCTGCAACGCTGCCGGAGACTCAGAGCGAAATAACAACTGAAGAAATAACCGAAGCGGCTGAGTCAGAAGCTCCAGTGCAGGAGAATGCCGATGATGCCGAAGCGGGATCTGAAGATCAAACAGAAGATACGAAGACGCCGGATGAAGAGTAA